In Streptomyces sp. P3, one DNA window encodes the following:
- a CDS encoding HAMP domain-containing sensor histidine kinase: protein MNGRRRTRPQKRRAGKPRTLRTRLVVVSVTLIAVVCAVIGTVTTLVLRDHLYDQLNERLGEVAARAAPRGGFPGPPGPAKTNATALSRPQTDKQPIELGKLVEGPQSDRTIAARVVNGTITEAARGVKSQDDFSMSHKKLTKAQSTVLGSVSRDEETHTVTIPGLGDYLVKYADNDTSAYYVAIPTADVDKTINTLIMVEISLTVAGLLAAGLAGTVMVGVATRPLRKVAATATRVSELPLHTGEVNLSERVAESQTDPHTEVGQVGAALNRMLDHVHGALHARQESEMRVRQFVADASHELRTPLASIRGYAELTRRGREEVGPDTRHALGRIESEAGRMTFLVEDLLLLARLDAGRPLRFEQTDLVPLVIDTVSDARAAGTEHVWRLELPDEPALVSADSARLQQVLVNLLANARTHTPPGTTVTARVQRRGPWLCVDVQDDGQGVPPDLLPHVFERFARGDSSRSRASGSTGLGLAIVQAVATAHGGAVTVDSVPGQTVFTVHLPALGPALPRPAPETNWQPDSQVGHSATTWVQQGA, encoded by the coding sequence ATGAACGGGCGACGACGGACGCGTCCGCAGAAGAGACGAGCGGGAAAGCCGCGCACCCTGCGGACCCGGCTCGTCGTCGTGTCCGTGACCCTGATCGCCGTCGTCTGCGCGGTGATCGGCACGGTGACCACTCTGGTACTGCGGGACCATCTCTACGACCAGCTCAACGAGCGACTGGGTGAGGTCGCGGCGCGTGCGGCACCCCGCGGCGGCTTCCCCGGGCCGCCCGGCCCGGCGAAGACCAACGCCACCGCGCTCAGCCGGCCGCAGACCGATAAACAGCCGATCGAGCTCGGTAAGTTGGTCGAGGGCCCCCAGTCGGACAGAACCATCGCGGCCAGGGTCGTGAACGGCACCATCACCGAGGCCGCGCGCGGCGTGAAGTCGCAGGACGACTTCTCGATGAGCCACAAGAAGCTCACGAAAGCCCAGAGCACGGTGCTCGGCTCCGTCTCCCGGGACGAGGAGACGCACACCGTGACGATCCCCGGACTGGGCGACTACCTCGTCAAATACGCCGACAACGACACCTCCGCCTACTACGTGGCCATCCCCACGGCCGACGTCGACAAGACCATCAACACCCTGATCATGGTCGAGATCAGCCTCACCGTCGCCGGTCTCCTCGCGGCCGGTCTCGCGGGCACCGTCATGGTCGGCGTCGCCACCCGGCCCCTGCGCAAGGTCGCCGCCACCGCCACCCGCGTCTCCGAACTCCCGCTGCACACCGGCGAGGTGAACCTCAGTGAGCGGGTGGCGGAGTCCCAGACCGATCCGCACACCGAGGTCGGGCAGGTCGGCGCGGCCCTCAACCGGATGCTGGACCACGTCCACGGCGCGCTGCACGCCCGCCAGGAGAGCGAGATGCGGGTCCGGCAGTTCGTCGCGGACGCCAGTCACGAACTACGGACGCCCCTCGCCTCCATCCGCGGCTACGCCGAACTCACCCGGCGCGGACGCGAGGAGGTCGGGCCCGACACCAGGCACGCGCTCGGCCGCATCGAGTCCGAGGCCGGCCGGATGACCTTCCTCGTCGAGGACCTGCTGCTGCTCGCCCGGCTCGACGCCGGCCGCCCCCTGCGGTTCGAGCAGACCGATCTCGTCCCCCTGGTCATCGACACCGTCAGCGACGCCCGCGCCGCCGGCACCGAGCACGTCTGGCGCCTCGAACTCCCCGACGAGCCCGCCCTGGTCTCCGCCGACTCGGCGCGGCTGCAGCAGGTCCTCGTCAACCTGCTCGCCAACGCCCGGACGCACACCCCGCCCGGCACCACCGTCACCGCGCGCGTGCAGCGCCGCGGGCCGTGGCTGTGCGTGGACGTCCAGGACGACGGGCAGGGCGTTCCGCCGGACCTGCTGCCGCACGTCTTCGAACGGTTCGCGCGCGGCGACTCCTCGCGCTCCCGCGCGTCCGGCTCGACCGGCCTCGGCCTCGCCATCGTGCAGGCCGTCGCGACCGCGCACGGCGGCGCCGTGACCGTCGACAGCGTTCCCGGACAGACCGTGTTCACCGTGCACCTGCCCGCGCTCGGGCCGGCCCTACCCCGGCCCGCCCCCGAAACGAACTGGCAACCGGACTCACAGGTCGGGCACAGTGCCACCACATGGGTGCAACAGGGCGCCTGA
- a CDS encoding YceI family protein has product MGLTAKIRTRDGWAVSHAVVTMTDMTGGQVLRAEADAEGAVRDATELAPGAYTVIVTAVGYAPVASSAIVTASGRAEVGTVTLARQGGSELPPPGPWTVDPAHSAVGAVAQHLGISSVHGRFTEFAAAVEVAPDDVTKSRVEAVIRAASIDTGNAVRDAHLRSADFLDVERYPEIGYRSDGLTPAGPDRWTVHGELTMRGVARPVDLDLAYLGTGSDPWGGTRAAFRATAQLRREDFAMNYNQVVQAGIAAIGATLKVELDIQTVQGDALPHTEA; this is encoded by the coding sequence ATGGGACTGACCGCGAAGATCCGCACGCGGGACGGGTGGGCCGTGTCGCACGCGGTCGTCACGATGACCGACATGACGGGCGGCCAGGTGCTGCGTGCCGAGGCGGACGCGGAAGGGGCGGTGCGGGACGCGACCGAACTCGCCCCCGGGGCCTACACGGTGATCGTCACCGCCGTCGGGTATGCGCCCGTGGCCTCCAGCGCGATCGTCACGGCGAGCGGACGGGCGGAGGTCGGGACCGTGACCCTGGCCCGGCAGGGCGGGTCGGAGCTGCCCCCGCCCGGCCCCTGGACCGTCGACCCGGCGCACTCCGCCGTCGGCGCGGTCGCCCAGCATCTGGGCATCTCCAGCGTGCACGGCAGGTTCACGGAGTTTGCGGCAGCCGTCGAGGTCGCCCCGGACGACGTCACGAAGTCCCGGGTGGAGGCGGTGATCCGGGCGGCCTCCATCGACACCGGCAACGCCGTGCGCGACGCCCATCTACGCTCGGCGGACTTCCTCGACGTAGAGCGATACCCGGAGATCGGCTACCGCTCGGACGGACTGACCCCGGCCGGCCCCGACCGCTGGACGGTCCACGGCGAGCTGACCATGCGCGGCGTCGCCCGCCCCGTGGACCTCGACCTCGCCTACCTCGGCACGGGCTCCGACCCGTGGGGCGGCACCCGGGCCGCCTTCCGGGCGACCGCGCAGCTAAGGCGCGAGGACTTCGCCATGAACTACAACCAGGTCGTCCAGGCCGGCATCGCGGCCATCGGGGCGACGCTGAAGGTGGAGCTGGACATCCAGACGGTTCAGGGGGACGCGCTGCCGCATACCGAGGCATAG
- a CDS encoding PadR family transcriptional regulator — MALRHAVLAALLDGEYSGYQLAKAFDVGVANFWHALPQQLYAELAKLEKEGLVAGRQVIQETRPNKRLFHVTEAGRAELEEFAAAVAKPSFIRDDLLVKVQVADRVGTASVIEQLEERASAAEAKIELLGRLLRQLRGDTDEEDFLRRGERIGPYLTCLRGLDFEQGHRDWCLRIATVLRERRTTHAER, encoded by the coding sequence ATGGCCTTGCGACATGCCGTGCTGGCGGCGCTGCTGGACGGCGAATACAGCGGGTACCAGCTGGCGAAGGCGTTCGACGTAGGCGTGGCGAACTTCTGGCACGCCCTGCCCCAGCAGCTGTACGCCGAACTGGCCAAGCTGGAGAAGGAAGGCCTGGTCGCGGGCCGGCAGGTGATCCAGGAGACCCGTCCCAACAAGCGCCTGTTCCACGTCACCGAAGCCGGCCGTGCCGAGCTGGAGGAGTTCGCCGCAGCCGTGGCGAAGCCCTCGTTCATCCGTGACGATCTGCTGGTCAAGGTCCAGGTCGCCGACCGCGTCGGCACCGCATCGGTGATCGAACAGCTCGAGGAGCGGGCCTCTGCCGCCGAGGCCAAGATCGAACTGCTCGGCCGGTTGCTGCGACAACTGCGCGGCGACACGGACGAAGAGGACTTCCTTCGCCGAGGCGAGCGGATCGGGCCGTACCTGACCTGTCTGCGCGGCCTCGACTTCGAGCAGGGCCACCGGGACTGGTGCCTGCGGATCGCAACCGTCCTGCGGGAAAGGCGGACGACTCATGCCGAGCGGTGA
- a CDS encoding bifunctional glycosyltransferase family 2/GtrA family protein: protein MRTDSSPGTLPAREHLPAATAGTPVLDVVIPVFNEEKDLQPCVQRLHEHLTRTFPYSFRITIADNASTDTTPSVARRLAARIPEVRNFRLEQKGRGRALRTVWSASDAPILAYMDVDLSTDLNALLPLVAPLISGHSDLAIGSRLAHDSRVVRGPKREFISRAYNLILRGSLQARFSDAQCGFKAIRRDVARILLPLVEDTGWFFDTEMLVLAERAGLRIHEVPVDWVDDPDSTVHIVKTATDDLKGVWRVGKALASGSLSLDRLRRPFGDDPRDREIQDVPGGLARQLVGFCVVGGLSTLFYLVLYSGFRQFGGSQIANALALLVSTVANTAANRRLTFGVRGRGGAVKHQAQGLVVLGIGLALTSGSLVALNAATSDPAHSTELAVLVAANLAATVLRFLLFRVWMFSDRRDGEDSATTTGAAAASAPAGAPAAPAGPSVATYPTSDGAPATYPTTTPTTYGTITSSQAGGPFGPLPQRSGPPQRPVARPHGTARTTTHLRAGEAADATWRDATLRMQPVLPHDSEPGDTR from the coding sequence ATGCGAACCGACTCTTCTCCCGGCACGCTGCCGGCGCGGGAGCACCTCCCGGCCGCCACAGCCGGTACGCCTGTCCTGGACGTAGTGATCCCCGTCTTCAACGAGGAGAAGGACCTCCAGCCCTGCGTCCAGAGACTGCACGAGCACCTGACGCGTACGTTCCCCTACTCCTTCCGCATCACGATCGCGGACAACGCGTCGACCGACACGACCCCCTCGGTGGCGCGCCGGCTGGCGGCGCGGATCCCGGAGGTGCGGAACTTCCGGCTCGAGCAGAAGGGCCGCGGCCGGGCCCTGCGGACCGTCTGGTCCGCCTCGGACGCCCCGATCCTCGCCTACATGGACGTGGACCTGTCCACCGACCTCAACGCGCTGCTGCCGCTGGTGGCGCCGCTGATCTCCGGTCACTCCGACCTGGCGATCGGCTCCCGGCTGGCCCACGACTCCCGTGTGGTGCGCGGGCCGAAGCGGGAGTTCATCAGCCGCGCCTACAACCTGATCCTGCGCGGTTCGCTGCAGGCCCGCTTCTCGGACGCGCAGTGCGGGTTCAAGGCGATCCGGCGTGACGTCGCACGGATCCTGCTCCCCCTGGTGGAAGACACCGGCTGGTTCTTCGACACCGAGATGCTGGTGCTCGCCGAGCGCGCCGGTCTCCGAATCCACGAGGTGCCGGTCGACTGGGTCGACGACCCGGACTCCACGGTGCACATCGTGAAGACGGCGACCGACGACCTGAAAGGGGTGTGGCGCGTGGGCAAGGCCCTGGCCTCCGGTTCGCTGTCCCTCGACCGGCTCCGCCGTCCGTTCGGCGACGACCCGCGCGACCGCGAGATCCAGGACGTGCCGGGGGGCCTGGCCCGTCAGCTGGTCGGGTTCTGCGTCGTCGGTGGTCTGTCCACGCTCTTCTACCTCGTTCTCTACAGCGGTTTCCGCCAGTTCGGCGGCTCGCAGATCGCCAACGCGCTCGCCCTCCTGGTCTCGACGGTCGCCAACACCGCGGCCAACCGGCGCCTCACCTTCGGGGTGCGGGGGCGCGGCGGGGCCGTCAAGCACCAGGCGCAGGGCCTGGTCGTCCTCGGCATCGGCCTGGCGTTGACCAGCGGCTCGCTCGTCGCGCTGAACGCGGCGACCTCCGACCCCGCGCACTCCACCGAGCTGGCGGTCCTCGTCGCCGCCAACCTCGCGGCGACGGTGCTGCGCTTCCTGCTCTTCCGCGTGTGGATGTTCTCCGACCGGCGCGACGGCGAGGACTCGGCGACGACGACCGGGGCCGCCGCTGCCTCAGCCCCCGCGGGGGCCCCCGCCGCTCCCGCGGGACCGTCCGTGGCGACGTATCCGACCTCGGACGGAGCCCCGGCGACGTACCCGACGACCACGCCCACGACGTACGGGACGATCACGTCCTCGCAGGCCGGCGGTCCCTTCGGGCCGCTGCCCCAGCGCTCGGGCCCGCCGCAGCGGCCGGTCGCCCGTCCGCACGGTACCGCCCGTACCACGACCCACCTCCGCGCCGGCGAAGCCGCGGACGCCACCTGGAGGGACGCCACCCTGCGGATGCAGCCGGTGCTCCCCCACGACTCCGAACCGGGGGACACCCGATGA
- a CDS encoding DUF2797 domain-containing protein, whose product MAQAWRCAGLRWSPAEGPALIWDGARPSPLTWGKRVSFGVVAGGVRQCVGARGHPCPMRAAVPGRSTGARCEECARLDRAHSVAADGIADDPRPYRVYLAWFGPGLVKVGITAAERGPVRLLEQGAVCFSWLGVGPLMAARRTEELLRAAVRVPDRVPYAVKRAVRSTLPTGEEERAGELREVYGRAVRLGDWPESLERTPFQPVDHVRAFGLAGAPAAHGEVSELVPGGSVSGELVAAAGPDLHLAVGPPSIAALSSIAAPPSAAAPSSAVGPRPVGRGGVIVLDTRLLRGWRLVPAGDGEVSFPVRQFKVAEHRQDGLF is encoded by the coding sequence ATGGCACAGGCATGGAGGTGCGCGGGGCTGCGGTGGTCGCCGGCGGAGGGCCCCGCGCTGATCTGGGACGGGGCCCGTCCCAGCCCGCTGACCTGGGGCAAGCGGGTCTCGTTCGGCGTGGTGGCGGGCGGTGTGCGGCAGTGTGTCGGGGCTCGGGGGCATCCGTGTCCGATGCGGGCGGCCGTGCCGGGGAGGAGCACGGGGGCCCGGTGCGAGGAGTGCGCGCGGCTGGACCGGGCGCACTCCGTCGCGGCGGACGGGATCGCCGACGACCCGCGCCCCTACCGGGTGTACCTCGCATGGTTCGGGCCCGGGCTCGTCAAGGTGGGGATCACGGCGGCGGAGCGGGGGCCGGTGCGGCTGCTGGAACAGGGCGCGGTCTGCTTCAGTTGGCTGGGCGTCGGGCCGTTGATGGCCGCCCGGCGCACCGAGGAACTGCTGCGGGCCGCGGTGCGCGTGCCCGACCGGGTCCCGTACGCCGTCAAGCGGGCGGTGCGGTCCACGCTGCCGACGGGGGAGGAGGAACGGGCGGGTGAGCTGCGCGAGGTGTACGGCCGGGCCGTCCGACTGGGCGACTGGCCGGAGTCGTTGGAGCGCACGCCGTTCCAACCGGTCGATCATGTAAGGGCCTTCGGGCTCGCCGGGGCTCCGGCCGCGCACGGCGAGGTGAGCGAGCTCGTGCCCGGCGGCTCCGTGAGCGGCGAGCTGGTGGCGGCCGCGGGCCCCGACCTGCATCTGGCCGTCGGCCCGCCCTCGATCGCCGCACTCTCTTCGATCGCCGCTCCGCCTTCGGCTGCCGCTCCGTCTTCGGCCGTCGGCCCGCGTCCGGTCGGCCGGGGCGGGGTGATCGTGCTCGACACACGGTTGCTGCGGGGGTGGCGGCTGGTTCCTGCGGGAGACGGCGAAGTGAGCTTCCCGGTGCGGCAGTTCAAAGTGGCGGAGCATCGCCAGGACGGCTTGTTCTGA
- a CDS encoding glycosyltransferase family 39 protein, whose product MTTHLDQPTAAWGAPPDNSPASARETVVPAPGSGEPKQPLHRRLWRGRLEDPRWARPAFLGLLAATLLLYLYDLSASGYANSFYSAAVQAGSQSWKAMFFGSLDAGNAITVDKPPASLWPMALSVRIFGLNSWAILAPEVLMGVGTVAVVYASVRRRFSPAAGLIAGAVLALTPVAALMFRFNNPDAMLALLMAVACYFTARAVEDGRTKWLVWAGVAIGFAFLAKTLQAFLILPPLALVHAVCAPVPVKKRLGQLAVATGAVIVSGGWWVAIVELWPASSRPYIGGSQNNSFLELTFGYNGLGRLNGEETGSVGGGGGGGNTGQWGETGWDRMFNSEIGGQISWLLPAALVLLAGGLVATRKLRRTSATRGLFLVWGGSLLITMAVFSYMAGIFHQYYTVALAPYTAAVIGMGAGVLWEKRSEIWASLTLAASVVAAAAWSYVLLNRTPDYLPWLKWPVLLGGLTAALGLVFAGRINRRLALAAASVGLVAALAGPTAYTLSTLQEGHTGSIVTAGPAGASMMGGGPGGGGGRGGFGGNGGGPGGQSPQNGNGTTQNQGRNQGQNQQGGGTTGFPGGGMPGQNGQNGNGSTQGQGQNQQGGMPGGQTGDGGRMGGGGGVGGLLNGASVSAEAEKLLGTDSGKYRWAAAATGAQNAASYQLATGDAVMAIGGFNGTDPSPTLAQFKQYVADGEIHYFISSGSGGGMGGGMGGSGSGTSSQITSWVEANFKKVTVGSSTFYDLTRKASS is encoded by the coding sequence ATGACCACCCACCTCGACCAGCCGACGGCCGCCTGGGGCGCGCCGCCGGACAACTCCCCGGCGTCCGCGCGCGAAACCGTCGTCCCTGCCCCCGGTTCGGGTGAACCGAAGCAGCCCCTGCACCGCAGACTGTGGCGAGGCCGCCTCGAGGACCCGCGCTGGGCCCGCCCGGCGTTCCTCGGTCTGCTGGCCGCCACGCTCCTCCTCTACCTCTACGACCTGAGCGCCTCGGGCTATGCCAACTCCTTCTACTCGGCGGCCGTCCAGGCCGGCAGTCAGAGCTGGAAGGCCATGTTCTTCGGCTCGCTGGACGCGGGCAACGCCATCACCGTCGACAAGCCCCCTGCCTCTCTGTGGCCGATGGCGCTGTCGGTGCGGATCTTCGGCCTGAACTCGTGGGCGATCCTCGCGCCGGAGGTGCTGATGGGCGTCGGCACGGTCGCCGTCGTGTACGCCTCGGTGCGCCGCCGGTTCAGCCCCGCGGCCGGTCTGATCGCCGGCGCGGTACTGGCTCTGACCCCCGTCGCCGCGCTGATGTTCCGGTTCAACAACCCGGACGCGATGCTGGCCCTCCTGATGGCCGTGGCCTGCTACTTCACGGCCCGCGCGGTCGAGGACGGCCGGACGAAGTGGCTGGTGTGGGCCGGGGTCGCGATCGGCTTCGCGTTCCTCGCCAAGACCCTGCAGGCGTTCCTGATCCTGCCGCCGCTCGCGCTCGTCCACGCGGTCTGCGCGCCGGTGCCGGTGAAGAAGCGGCTGGGTCAACTGGCCGTCGCCACGGGCGCGGTGATCGTGTCCGGCGGCTGGTGGGTCGCGATCGTCGAGCTGTGGCCGGCCTCCTCCCGCCCGTACATCGGCGGCTCGCAGAACAACTCCTTCCTGGAGCTGACCTTCGGCTACAACGGTCTCGGCCGCCTCAACGGCGAGGAGACCGGCAGCGTCGGCGGCGGCGGTGGCGGCGGGAACACCGGCCAGTGGGGCGAGACCGGCTGGGACCGGATGTTCAACTCCGAGATCGGCGGCCAGATCTCCTGGCTGCTGCCGGCCGCGCTGGTCCTGCTCGCAGGCGGTCTGGTGGCCACCCGGAAGCTGCGACGGACGTCGGCGACCCGGGGCCTGTTCCTGGTCTGGGGCGGCTCCCTGCTGATCACCATGGCCGTCTTCAGTTACATGGCGGGCATCTTCCACCAGTACTACACGGTGGCCCTCGCCCCCTACACGGCGGCCGTGATCGGCATGGGCGCCGGCGTCCTGTGGGAGAAACGGTCCGAGATCTGGGCCTCGCTCACCCTCGCGGCCTCGGTCGTGGCGGCGGCCGCCTGGAGCTACGTCCTGCTCAACCGCACCCCCGACTACCTGCCCTGGCTGAAGTGGCCGGTGCTGCTCGGCGGGCTGACCGCCGCGCTCGGCCTGGTCTTCGCGGGCCGGATCAACCGGCGACTCGCACTGGCGGCGGCCTCCGTCGGCCTCGTGGCCGCGCTGGCCGGTCCGACGGCGTACACCCTCAGCACGCTGCAGGAGGGCCACACCGGCTCCATCGTCACCGCCGGTCCGGCCGGCGCGAGCATGATGGGCGGCGGTCCGGGCGGCGGCGGTGGCCGGGGCGGCTTCGGCGGGAACGGAGGCGGTCCCGGCGGCCAGAGCCCGCAGAACGGCAACGGCACCACGCAGAACCAGGGCCGGAACCAGGGCCAGAACCAGCAGGGCGGCGGCACGACCGGCTTCCCCGGTGGCGGCATGCCGGGCCAGAACGGGCAGAACGGCAACGGCAGCACCCAGGGCCAGGGCCAGAACCAGCAGGGCGGCATGCCCGGCGGGCAGACCGGTGACGGCGGCCGCATGGGCGGCGGCGGTGGCGTCGGTGGCCTGCTGAACGGCGCGAGCGTCTCCGCCGAGGCCGAGAAGCTGCTGGGGACCGACTCGGGGAAGTACAGGTGGGCCGCAGCGGCGACCGGCGCCCAGAACGCCGCGAGCTACCAGCTCGCCACGGGTGACGCGGTGATGGCGATCGGCGGCTTCAACGGCACCGACCCGTCCCCGACGCTGGCGCAGTTCAAGCAGTACGTGGCCGACGGCGAGATCCACTACTTCATCAGCAGCGGTTCCGGCGGCGGTATGGGCGGAGGCATGGGCGGCAGCGGCAGCGGCACGTCCTCGCAGATCACGTCCTGGGTCGAGGCCAACTTCAAGAAGGTGACGGTCGGTTCGTCCACGTTCTACGACCTGACCCGGAAGGCGAGCAGCTGA
- a CDS encoding response regulator transcription factor, giving the protein MTTTSPQGRTELLRPDGSPVRVLVVDDELSITELLSMALRYEGWQIRSAGDGTGALQTAREFRPDAVVLDMMLPDMDGLTVLGRLRRELPDVPVLFLTAKDAVEDRIAGLTAGGDDYVTKPFSLEEVVARLRGLIRRSGAADRRSDSMLVVGDLILDEDSHEVSRGGANIHLTATEFELLRFLMRNPRRVLSKAQILDRVWSYDFGGQANVVELYISYLRRKIDVGREPMIHTRRGAGYLIKPAA; this is encoded by the coding sequence ATGACCACGACCTCGCCCCAGGGGCGCACCGAACTGCTGAGGCCGGACGGGAGCCCCGTCCGCGTGCTGGTGGTGGACGACGAGCTGTCGATCACCGAGCTGCTGTCCATGGCCCTGCGTTATGAGGGATGGCAGATCCGGAGCGCCGGTGACGGCACCGGCGCGCTTCAGACCGCCCGTGAGTTCCGGCCCGACGCCGTCGTCCTCGACATGATGCTGCCGGACATGGACGGACTGACGGTCCTGGGGCGGCTGCGGCGTGAGCTGCCGGACGTTCCGGTGCTGTTCCTCACGGCCAAGGACGCAGTCGAGGACCGGATCGCCGGGCTCACCGCCGGTGGCGACGACTACGTCACCAAGCCGTTCAGCCTCGAGGAGGTCGTGGCCCGGCTGCGGGGGCTCATCCGGCGCTCCGGCGCCGCCGACCGGCGATCGGACTCCATGCTGGTGGTCGGGGACCTGATCCTCGACGAGGACAGCCACGAGGTCTCCCGGGGCGGCGCCAACATCCATCTCACCGCCACCGAGTTCGAGCTGCTGCGCTTCCTGATGCGCAACCCGCGGCGCGTGCTCAGCAAGGCGCAGATCCTGGACCGGGTGTGGTCGTACGACTTCGGCGGTCAGGCCAACGTCGTCGAGCTGTACATCTCCTACCTGCGGCGCAAGATAGACGTCGGCCGTGAGCCGATGATCCACACCCGTCGTGGAGCCGGTTACCTGATCAAGCCCGCCGCGTGA
- a CDS encoding SGNH/GDSL hydrolase family protein: MPSGDYVRYVALGDSQTEGLGDGDDTVGLRGFADRLAEHLAAVNPGLQYANLAVRGRTAGQVRAEQLGPALALRPDLATVVAGVNDLLRPRYDAAEVAGHLEDMFAALTEAGTHVVTLTFPDVGKIMPLARPVRSRVLDLNTRIRAAAARHGVTVAETGRQAVTTDPRMWTADRLHASPLGHERIAAALAQAIHLPGTDDTWTLPLPPQRVPSRRQAAGAELRWAAAHLGPWLGRRLRGRSSGDGRTARRPRLLPVSPTPGSAAQTCRQESP, translated from the coding sequence ATGCCGAGCGGTGACTACGTGCGCTACGTCGCTCTGGGCGACAGCCAGACCGAAGGGCTGGGCGACGGAGACGACACCGTCGGCCTGCGCGGCTTCGCCGACCGGCTCGCCGAGCACCTCGCAGCCGTCAACCCCGGTCTCCAGTACGCCAATCTGGCCGTACGAGGACGCACCGCCGGCCAGGTCCGCGCCGAACAGCTGGGGCCCGCCCTGGCCCTGCGCCCCGACCTGGCCACCGTCGTCGCCGGCGTCAACGACCTGCTGCGGCCCCGGTACGACGCCGCGGAGGTGGCGGGACACCTGGAGGACATGTTCGCCGCGCTCACGGAGGCCGGGACGCATGTGGTGACACTGACGTTCCCCGACGTCGGAAAGATCATGCCGCTGGCCCGGCCGGTCAGGTCCCGCGTGCTCGACCTCAACACCCGTATCCGGGCCGCGGCCGCCCGTCACGGGGTCACGGTCGCCGAAACCGGCCGCCAGGCCGTCACCACCGACCCACGGATGTGGACCGCGGACCGCCTCCACGCCAGCCCCCTCGGTCACGAACGGATCGCCGCGGCCCTCGCCCAGGCCATCCACCTGCCCGGAACGGACGACACCTGGACCCTCCCCCTCCCGCCGCAGAGGGTTCCCTCGCGTCGGCAGGCCGCGGGGGCCGAACTGCGCTGGGCGGCCGCCCACCTCGGCCCCTGGCTCGGACGCCGTCTGCGCGGCCGGTCCTCCGGCGACGGCCGCACCGCCAGACGCCCCCGGCTCCTGCCCGTGAGCCCCACGCCGGGCTCCGCCGCCCAGACCTGTCGACAGGAATCTCCGTAG
- a CDS encoding TetR/AcrR family transcriptional regulator: protein MAETVKDPAAHTSVWLGGRARRRGRGGGQPSGLDRDRITEAAVRLLDAEGLAGFSMRRLAADLNVTAMSVYWYVDTKDDLLELALDAAFGELAELLPDPSDEDADWRDQLRALARAYRDLLVRHPWLSPLAGTFLNVGPEHLAFSRVVQRVVRRTGIPTRGLGAAVAAVFQFVYGFGTVEGHFLARCTAVGMTPDDCFRRAMSEVSQVPPTADVVKEAGDIMAARGGDTVEEMWERDFAFALDLLIAGIEAMAERG from the coding sequence ATGGCCGAGACCGTCAAGGATCCCGCCGCACACACCAGCGTGTGGCTGGGAGGCAGGGCGCGTCGCCGCGGTCGCGGCGGGGGCCAGCCCTCCGGGCTCGACCGGGACCGGATCACCGAGGCCGCCGTGCGGCTGCTGGACGCCGAGGGGCTGGCCGGGTTCTCGATGCGGCGGCTGGCGGCAGACCTGAACGTGACGGCGATGTCCGTCTACTGGTACGTCGACACCAAGGACGACCTTCTCGAACTCGCCCTGGACGCAGCCTTCGGCGAGCTGGCGGAGCTGCTGCCCGATCCGTCCGACGAGGACGCGGACTGGCGCGACCAGCTGCGCGCGCTCGCCCGGGCCTACCGCGACCTGCTGGTCCGGCATCCCTGGCTTTCACCGCTGGCCGGCACTTTTCTCAACGTCGGCCCCGAGCACCTCGCCTTCTCCCGCGTCGTGCAGCGCGTCGTCCGCCGCACCGGGATCCCGACGCGCGGCCTCGGGGCGGCCGTCGCCGCCGTCTTCCAGTTCGTGTACGGCTTCGGCACCGTCGAGGGCCACTTCCTCGCCCGCTGCACCGCCGTCGGCATGACGCCGGACGACTGCTTCCGCCGCGCGATGAGCGAGGTCAGCCAGGTCCCGCCGACCGCCGACGTGGTCAAGGAGGCCGGAGACATCATGGCGGCGCGTGGCGGGGACACGGTGGAGGAGATGTGGGAGCGCGACTTCGCATTCGCCCTGGACCTGCTGATCGCGGGTATCGAGGCGATGGCCGAGCGCGGCTGA
- a CDS encoding PPOX class F420-dependent oxidoreductase, with protein sequence MAPNIATNTKVSLDELLDFVRPRHRAILLTRRADGSPQASPLTCGVDDSGRIVVSTYPERAKTRNAKRDTRVGVLVLSDDWNGPWVQIDGVAEVVDAPDSVEPLVEYYRNIAGEHPDWDEYRQAMRKQGKSIIRITPERWGPVATGGFPARLVTGADE encoded by the coding sequence ATGGCACCGAACATCGCGACGAACACCAAGGTCTCCCTGGACGAGCTGCTGGACTTCGTCCGCCCACGCCACCGGGCGATCCTGCTGACCCGGCGTGCCGACGGCAGCCCTCAGGCTTCGCCGCTGACCTGCGGGGTCGACGATTCGGGGCGCATCGTCGTCTCCACGTACCCCGAGCGGGCCAAGACGCGCAACGCCAAGCGGGACACGCGCGTCGGCGTCCTCGTGCTCAGCGACGACTGGAACGGGCCGTGGGTCCAGATCGACGGCGTCGCCGAGGTGGTCGACGCCCCCGACTCCGTCGAACCGCTCGTGGAGTACTACCGCAACATCGCCGGCGAGCACCCCGACTGGGACGAGTACCGCCAGGCCATGCGGAAGCAGGGCAAGTCGATCATCAGGATCACTCCGGAGCGGTGGGGCCCGGTGGCCACCGGCGGCTTCCCGGCGCGCCTGGTCACCGGCGCCGACGAGTAG